One genomic segment of Capricornis sumatraensis isolate serow.1 chromosome X, serow.2, whole genome shotgun sequence includes these proteins:
- the ZMYM3 gene encoding zinc finger MYM-type protein 3: MDPSDFPSPFDPLTLPEKPLAGDLPVDMEFGEDLLESQTAPTRGWAPPGPSPSSGALDLLDNPAGLEKDPGVLDGATELLGLGGLLYKAPSPPEVDHGPEGTLAWDTSDQTLEPGPGGRTPEVVPPDPGAGANPSSPEGLLEPLAPDSPITLQSPHIEEEETTSIATGRRGSPGQEEELPQGQPQSPNGPPSPSVGETLGDGINSSQTKPGSPSPPAHPSLPGDGLTGKASEKPPERVQKRSERVRRVEPPKPEVVDSTESIPVSDEDSDAMVDDPNDEDFVPFRPRRSPRMSLRSSVAQRAGRSSVGTKMTCAHCRTPLQKGQTAYQRKGLPQLFCSSSCLTTFSKKPSGKKTCTFCKKEIWNTKDSVVAQTGSGGSFHEFCTSVCLSLYEAQQQRPIPQSGDPADATRCSICQKTGEVLHEVSNGSVVHRLCSDSCFSKFRANKGLKTNCCDQCGAYIYAKTGSPGPELLFHEGQQKRFCNTTCLGAYKKKNTRVYPCVWCKTLCKNFEMLSHVDRNGKTSLFCSLCCTTSYKAKQAGLTGPPRPCSFCRRSLSDPCYYNKVDRTVYQFCSPSCWTKFQRTSPEGGIHLSCHYCHSLFSGKPEVLDWQDQVFQFCCRDCCEDFKRLRGVVSQCEHCRQEKLLHEKLRFSGVEKSFCSEGCVLLYKQDFTKKLGLCCITCTYCSQTCQRGVTEQLDGSTWDFCSEDCKSKYLLWYCKAARCHACKRQGKLLETIHWRGQIRHFCNQQCLLRFYSQQNQPNLDTQSGPESLLNSQSSEAKPQTPSQTKVENRNTIKTLQENGNLGKIPVKTRPAPAAPTPPPPPPPPPAAPRKNKAAMCKPLMQNRGVSCKVEMKSKGSQTEEWKPQVIVLPIPVPIFVPVPMHLYCQKVPVPFSMPIPVPVPMFLPTTLESTDKIVETIEELKVKIPSNPLEADILAMAEMIAEAEELDKASSDLCDLVSNQSAEGLLEDCDLFGPARDDVLAMAVKMANVLDEPGQDLEADFPKNPLDINPSVDFLFDCGLVGPEDVSTEQDLPRAMRKGQKRLVLSESCSRDSMSSQPSCTGLNYSYGVNAWKCWVQSKYANGETSKGDELRFGPKPMRIKEDILACSAAELNYGLAQFVREITRPNGERYEPDSIYYLCLGIQQYLLENNRMVNIFTDLYYLTFVQELNKSLSTWQPTLLPNNTVFSRVEEEHLWECKQLGVYSPFVLLNTLMFFNTKFFGLQTAEEHMQLSFTNVVRQSRKCTTPRGTTKVVSIRYYAPVRQRKGRDTGPGKRKRDDEAPILEQRENRMNPLRCPVKFYEFYLSKCPESLRTRNDVFYLQPERSCIAESPLWYSVIPMDRSMLESMLNRILAVREIYEELGRPGEEDLD; this comes from the exons ATGGATCCCAGTGATTTCCCCAGTCCGTTTGACCCATTGACCCTGCCAGAGAAGCCCTTGGCTGGAGACCTTCCAGTAGACATGGAATTTGGAGAGGATCTACTGGAATCTCAGACTGCCCCAACTCGAGGATGGGCCCCCCCTGGCCCTTCTCCATCCTCAGGAGCCCTGGACCTGCTTGATAACCCTGCTGGCCTGGAAAAAGACCCTGGAGTCCTGGATGGAGCCACTGAGCTGCTGGGGCTGGGGGGGCTGCTCTATAAAGCCCCTTCTCCCCCAGAGGTGGACCATGGTCCTGAGGGGACCCTTGCATGGGATACAAGCGATCAGACCCTAGAGCCTGGACCAGGGGGCAGGACCCCTGAGGTGGTGCCACCTGACCCAGGGGCTGGGGCAAATCCCTCTTCACCTGAGGGGCTACTAGAGCCTTTGGCTCCAGATTCTCCAATAACTCTGCAATCCCCACATATTGAAGAGGAGGAGACCACCTCCATAGCTACAGGGAGAAGGGGCTCccctgggcaggaggaggagctTCCCCAAGGGCAACCACAGAGCCCAAATGGCCCCCCCAGCCCTTCAGTGGGAGAGACTCTGGGGGATGGAATCAACAGTTCTCAGACCAAACCTGGGAGCCCTAGCCCCCCTGCACACCCTTCCTTGCCAG GAGATGGCCTGACTGGGAAGGCGAGTGAGAAGCCGCCTGAGAGG GTGCAGAAGAGAAGCGAGCGCGTTAGAAGAGTAGAGCCTCCAAAACCTGAGGTTGTGGATTCCACTGAGAGCA ttCCAGTGTCAGATGAGGATTCTGATGCCATGGTAGATGACCCAAACGATGAGGACTTCGTGCCATTCCGGCCCCGGCGCTCTCCTCGCATGTCTCTACGCTCAAGCGTGGCACAGAGAGCCGGACGCTCTTCAGTAGGCACCAAGATGACGTGTGCCCACTGCCGGACACCGCTGCAGAAGGGCCAGACGGCCTACCAGCGCAAGGGGCTGCCGCAGCTCTTCTGCTCTTCATCCTGCCTCACCACTTTCTCCAAGAAACCCTCTGGCAAAAAGACCTGCACCTTCTGCAAGAA GGAGATCTGGAACACCAAGGACTCAGTTGTGGCGCAGACCGGTTCGGGAGGCTCCTTCCATGAGTTCTGCACATCCGTCTGTCTCTCCCTGTATGAGGCCCAGCAGCAGCGCCCAATTCCCCAGTCTGGGGATCCTGCTGATGCCACTCGCTGCAGCATATGCCAGAAGActggagag gtcCTGCATGAGGTCAGCAATGGCAGCGTGGTGCACCGGCTCTGCAGCGATTCTTGCTTCTCCAAATTCCGGGCCAACAAGGGACTGAAAACCAACTGTTGTGACCAGTGCGGGGCTTACATCTACGCCAAGACTGGGAGCCCTGGCCCCGAGCTCCTCTTCCACGAGGGCCAACAAAAGCGGTTCTGCAACACAACCTGCTTGGGGGCATACAAGAAG AAAAACACACGGGTGTACCCATGTGTCTGGTGCAAGACCCTGTGTAAGAACTTTGAGATGCTATCCCATGTGGACCGTAATGGCAAGACCAGCTTGTtctgttccctgtgctgtaccaCTTCTTACAAAGCGAAGCAGGCAGGGCTCACTG GCCCTCCCCGACCCTGCAGCTTCTGCCGCCGCAGCCTCTCTGACCCCTGTTACTACAACAAGGTTGATCGCACAGTCTACCAATTCTGCAGCCCCAGCTGCTGGACCAAGTTCCAG CGCACGAGCCCTGAGGGGGGCATTCACCTGAGCTGTCACTACTGCCACAGCCTCTTCAGTGGCAAGCCTGAGGTCTTGGACTGGCAG GACCAGGTGTTCCAGTTCTGCTGTCGTGATTGCTGTGAGGACTTTAAGCGCCTCCGGGGTGTGGTGTCCCAGTGTGAGCATTGCCGGCAGGAGAAACTCCTGCATGAGAAGCTCCGATTCAGTGGGGTGGAGAAGAGCTTCTGCAGCGAAG GCTGTGTGCTGCTATACAAACAGGACTTCACTAAGAAGCTGGGATTATGCTGTATCACTTGTACTTACTGCTCCCAGACCTGCCAGCGCGGAGTCACTGAGCAGCTGGATGGCAGCACCTGGGACTTCTGCAGCGAGGACTGTAAGAGCAAGTACCTGCTGTGGTACTGCAAG GCTGCCCGGTGCCATGCCTGTAAGCGCCAGGGGAAGCTGCTGGAGACCATCCACTGGCGTGGGCAGATCCGTCATTTCTGCAACCAACAGTGTCTGCTGCGCTTCTACAGCCAGCAGAACCAACCCAACCTGGATACCCAGAGTGGGCCTGAGAGCCTCCTGAACA GTCAGTCTTCTGAGGCAAAGCCCCAGACACCCTCTCAAACCAAAGTGGAGAACAGAAACACCATAAAGACCCTACAGGAAAATGGAAATCTGGGCAAG ATCCCTGTGAAGACCCGACCAGCCCCCGCTGCTCCTACTCCTCCACCACCACCGCCGCCACCCCCAGCAGCACCCCGCAAAAACAAAGCTGCCATGTGTAAACCACTGATGCAGAATCGGGGGGTCTCCTGCAAGGTGGAGATGAAGTCCAAAGGGAGTCAGACAG AAGAGTGGAAGCCACAGGTGATTGTGCTGCCCATCCCAGTGCCCATCTTTGTGCCAGTGCCTATGCATCTGTACTGCCAGAAAGTCCCGGTGCCTTTCTCAATGCCTATCCCG GTGCCTGTGCCCATGTTCCTGCCCACTACCTTGGAGAGCACAGACAAGATTGTGGAGACCATTGAGGAGCTGAAGGTGAAGATCCCATCCAACCCCTTGGAGGCCGATATCCTGGCTATGGCAGAGATGATCGCAGAGGCCGAGGAGTTAGACAAGGCCTCATCTGACCTTTGTG ATCTTGTGAGCAACCAGAGTGCAGAGGGACTTCTGGAAGATTGTGACCTGTTTGGGCCAGCTCGGGATGATGTCCTGGCCATGGCCGTCAAGATGGCCAATGTGTTGGATGAGCCTGGACAAGACTTGGAGGCAGACTTCCCCAAGA ATCCTTTGGACATTAACCCCAGTGTGGACTTCCTCTTTGATTGTGGCCTGGTAGGGCCTGAGGACGTGTCTACTGAGCAAGACCTTCCCCGAGCCATGAGGAAG gGTCAAAAGCGGCTGGTGCTTTCAGAGAGCTGTTCCCGGGACTCCATGAGCAGCCAGCCTAGTTGTACTGGACTCAACTATTCCTATGGTGTCAATGCTTGGAAGTGCTGGGTGCAGTCAAAATATGCCAATGGAGAAACCAGCAAGGGTGATGAGCTGCGCTTTGGCC CCAAACCTATGCGTATCAAGGAGGATATTCTGGCCTGCTCAGCTGCTGAACTCAACTACGGTTTAGCCCAGTTTGTGAGAGAAATTACTCGACCCAACGGTGAACGATATGAACCTGATAGCATCTACTATCTGTGTCTTGGCATCCAACAG tactTGTTGGAAAATAACCGAATGGTGAACATTTTCACGGACCTTTACTACCTGACTTTTGTTCAAGAACTCAACAAGTCTCTGAGTACCTGGCAGCCCACCCTCCTCCCTAACA ATACAGTGTTCTCCCGAGTAGAGGAAGAGCACCTCTGGGAGTGTAAGCAGCTGGGGGTCTACTCACCCTTTGTCCTTCTCAACACCCTCATGTTCTTCAACACTAAGTTTTTTGGGCTGCAGACAGCCGAGGAGCACATGCAGCTCTCCTTCACCAATGTGGTGCGGCAGTCCCGCAAGTGTACCACCCCTCGGGGCACCACCAAGGTGGTGAGCATCCGCTACTATGCTCCTGTCCGCCAGAGGAAAGGGCGAG